GGTGACCCCGGTCGCCCGGGAGCGGTGGCGCGACGAACTGGACGAGTTCCGGATCTGCCGCCAGACCTGCGAGTGGCTCATCGAGCAGGGCGTCGAGGAAGTGGGCCCGGCTCGCGCCCGCCTGCTCGCGGAGGCGGCGCGGCTTGCCGACCGCTACGGCGATCCGGAAGGGCTGCTCACTCCGGCGCGGCGGCCCGCGGACCGCGGTCCCAGGGTCGGGCGCAACGATCCCTGCCCCTGCGGCTCCGGCCGGAAGTACAAGCGCTGCTGCCTGGGACGCGACGCGGAGAAGCAAGGATGAATCGCCCAGAGCTCATGATCGGGGCCGCCGCCTGGATGCAGGCCCGCGGTTGGAAGCCGAAGCTCGCCAAGCGCCGGGGCCACGAGCAGAGCCTCTTCGAGCACAGCCTGATCGAGCTGGACGTGCTCCTGGAGCTCCTGCCCATCCTGGCGCGCCCGCGCCACTACGGTCTGAGTGAGGATGAAGGAAAGATTCTCGCTGGCGCGGTTCCTGCGGAGCGGCAAGCAGGCGAACGACAGTGGCCAGCCTCCAGCCGTCGTGGGGAAGGGGGGTCGGCCGCAGTTGGCCGAGAAAGCACACAACGATTATGATAGGCGACAATGGCTGTATAGCCTCACACATCGGCAAGCCTTGGGGGCAGAAGAACACCACCGGCGTCACCACCCGCCCGGCAGGCATGTAGCCCACGAGGCCGAGGTCTCGCGCATGGCCGACGCCTTACGCGCCTCCATGGACACCGCTGAGTACCTGTCTGCGCTGCGAAGCGCAGCGGCCGCCTGCGTCCCGCGAACGGGCAGGCACGGACAACCTTGGCCCGCCGCGGCACCGACAGCCTAAAGATCACGGAGGTGAAGTCGTGGCACAAATCCATGTAGACCGGGAACGTCTGGTGACGTTTTGCCGGTGGCACCACATCCGGCGCCTGGCGCTGTTCGGGTCGGCGCTGCGGGAGGAATTCGGCCCCGACAGCGATGTTGACGTTCTGGTGGAGTTCGAGCCAGAGCATGTGCCGGGGCTT
This Candidatus Rokuibacteriota bacterium DNA region includes the following protein-coding sequences:
- a CDS encoding nucleotidyltransferase family protein, which codes for MAQIHVDRERLVTFCRWHHIRRLALFGSALREEFGPDSDVDVLVEFEPEHVPGLLGIARLERELSAIFGGRKVDLRTPEDLSRYFRADVIAEAELQYAEG